The window TGATGAACTGGTTTGATAGTATTTTGAAAACAAATTTGCCTGCTGATCCGGACTAATCCCGTCCCCGGTGTCCCTGACATCAACCATCAGCTTATTTTCCGGGCTCACCAATTCGGCCATTACCCTTATTCCGCCTTCTTTGGTAAATTTAATAGCGTTGCTTAGCAGGTTAACCACAATCTGTTTAAGCCTAAGGCTATCGCCCTGTAAAATAGCGCCTTTGTCGCCTTTAAAATGGTAATCTAATGTTAACCCCTTTTTAGTTGCGCCAAACTCCATGCTTTCTACAACTGTTTTTAATGCATCGTCGGGATTAAAAGGTTCCATGCCAATTTTAAACTCGCTATTTTCCATTTTTGCTGCATCCAGCGTATCGTTCAGGGTGCGCAGTAGCATATCTGAAGAATGCTTGATAGATTCGAGCATATCGGCTTGTTTTTGGGTAAGGTTGGTTTTACCAAAAATGTACAAGAAGCCCCTGATGGCGGTAAGCGGGTTACGTACCTCGTGGCTCATATGCAAAAGCAGGTCCATTTTTTGCTGAGCGATGGTAACCGATTGTTCAATCTCTTTGTGTAACAGCAACTCGGCCCTGTTAAGCTGAATGATGAATAAAATGAGTAGCGTAGCAAACACAAGCACCAGGAATAAAGCAATAAGCGAGAAATTATTTAACAGCCCCATAGTTTCCTGGTAGTTTTTAAACGACATATCCCTGAATTCGTTAGTCGCGTTGTAATTAATTTCCTTCATATCATTCACAATGCGTTCCAGTTCATTACTGATGTGTGAATTCAGCACAATCAGCTCGCGCTGCATCGTTATCAGCTTCAGGTTTTGCTGCTGTAATTGCTTCAGGCTATTGGCGTAAGCCTTTTGATCCCTGGCTAAAAGCTTTTGTGTGGCTGCATTAACCTGTTTTAAATTGTTGTGATGATTTATCTCGATTGCCGATATTTCCTTATCGTCTTTATTGTTAATGGCGTCTTTAATTCGTCTGAAAAGGCTTCTTTTGGCTGCCGGCGTCATTTTTCTGACGGTATCTGTTTGGATTTTAATTG is drawn from Mucilaginibacter ginsenosidivorax and contains these coding sequences:
- a CDS encoding ATP-binding response regulator, yielding MQTTYTKTLARKILFAFLAFAIIFSVTALIVRTSITKKLENISKLANNMGQGNNHPEHILLLLHQAEDDFQASLLNANTKNSNNYKTKLTLAFNELNTLLKANADTSSLNVIQSHKIKSWYQKKLALSNQLFGLKHNFDSLLTVYAAFNIEAGKYAQELSGNANKSIKIQTDTVRKMTPAAKRSLFRRIKDAINNKDDKEISAIEINHHNNLKQVNAATQKLLARDQKAYANSLKQLQQQNLKLITMQRELIVLNSHISNELERIVNDMKEINYNATNEFRDMSFKNYQETMGLLNNFSLIALFLVLVFATLLILFIIQLNRAELLLHKEIEQSVTIAQQKMDLLLHMSHEVRNPLTAIRGFLYIFGKTNLTQKQADMLESIKHSSDMLLRTLNDTLDAAKMENSEFKIGMEPFNPDDALKTVVESMEFGATKKGLTLDYHFKGDKGAILQGDSLRLKQIVVNLLSNAIKFTKEGGIRVMAELVSPENKLMVDVRDTGDGISPDQQANLFSKYYQTSSSNGKAGTGLGLFICKQLIKLQDGHITVNSKPGAGTTFSFTIPYEKSNNTAVVKPDTLDPALLLNGITILAVDDNELDLMSLKMMLARWNVNFLQAGNAKQALEIIGKNDVNVVLAAVPALDTDIAELLTAIQKPNPSSKLPVIAISEVMTDAEKYLKMGFADIIEKSVVDTQLVDTVVKALKPKPINFN